From the genome of Planctomycetia bacterium, one region includes:
- the nadA gene encoding quinolinate synthase NadA, whose protein sequence is MIDTPLPTQKTLDPSFQPYRSLSDDELTARCQAAKKTLGGKCLILGHHYQQDEVIAFADLRGDSYKLATLAAQSGDCQYIVFCGVHFMAETADILAREEVRVVLPDLAAGCSMADMADIDMVEDCWDQLGDAVDTNDIMPVTYINSAANLKAFCGSRGGIVCTSSNARAALEWSFAQRSKVLFFPDQHLGRNTAKKMGIPLDEMIVWDPSKRHGGNSIDALRKAKVLLWKGHCSVHQMFKPQHVDFFRKQHPGIKVLVHPECMMEVIDQADLVGSTEYILKTVAGSPPGSKWAIGTELHLVNRLKQEHPEQEIHFLSTMVCMCATMYRIDLPHLCWVLENLVNGKVVNEIVVPKDVARDAKLALDRMLQVK, encoded by the coding sequence ATGATCGATACACCGTTGCCTACGCAAAAGACGCTCGATCCGAGCTTTCAGCCTTACCGTTCGCTTTCGGATGATGAACTCACCGCGCGCTGCCAGGCGGCCAAGAAAACGTTGGGCGGGAAATGTCTGATTCTGGGGCATCACTATCAGCAGGATGAAGTGATTGCCTTTGCTGACCTGCGAGGCGACAGCTACAAGCTGGCCACGCTGGCGGCTCAGAGTGGCGATTGCCAGTACATCGTGTTCTGCGGCGTGCATTTCATGGCCGAGACAGCAGACATCCTGGCACGCGAGGAAGTGCGGGTCGTTCTGCCTGACCTGGCTGCCGGTTGCAGCATGGCGGACATGGCAGATATTGACATGGTGGAGGATTGCTGGGATCAACTAGGCGATGCAGTAGATACCAATGACATCATGCCAGTGACCTACATCAACTCTGCAGCCAACCTGAAAGCGTTTTGTGGATCGCGAGGCGGCATCGTCTGCACGAGCAGCAATGCCCGGGCTGCGCTCGAATGGTCATTTGCCCAGCGGAGCAAGGTGCTGTTCTTCCCCGATCAGCATCTGGGCCGCAACACTGCCAAAAAGATGGGCATACCGCTCGATGAAATGATCGTCTGGGATCCATCGAAAAGACATGGAGGCAACAGCATTGATGCCTTGCGAAAAGCCAAAGTCCTTCTGTGGAAAGGGCACTGCAGCGTGCATCAAATGTTCAAGCCGCAGCATGTGGATTTCTTCCGCAAGCAGCATCCCGGGATCAAAGTGCTGGTGCACCCTGAATGTATGATGGAAGTGATAGACCAGGCTGACTTGGTAGGCTCTACGGAATACATCCTGAAGACGGTGGCTGGTTCGCCGCCGGGCAGCAAATGGGCCATTGGAACGGAACTGCACCTGGTCAATCGCCTGAAGCAGGAGCATCCGGAGCAGGAGATTCATTTCCTGTCGACGATGGTGTGCATGTGTGCCACCATGTACCGGATTGATCTGCCTCACCTGTGCTGGGTGCTGGAGAACCTGGTGAATGGGAAAGTGGTAAATGAGATTGTGGTGCCCAAGGATGTGGCACGAGATGCGAAACTGGCGCTGGACAGGATGCTGCAGGTGAAGTGA